From a region of the Nitrospirae bacterium YQR-1 genome:
- a CDS encoding PAS domain S-box protein, translating into MTYRTCLIVESDEPLIQSLVSTLAEEGIEALVAKGGREALDVFFSKTPSAVIIDVDSAGLDAGELIENLTTSSSDGMRSAAPLIIVLSEDKRGGKKLDDCTKGAVFSFIGKPVNVIKFKSVLRDAMNISLISKNGINKVPVFFLGDEHYDSSHILRDCSDLQMFFDTIPIGILYIGKDMTVLKVNGFIEKLTGKTKAELTAKRCYEVLGEKVDGQSKDKEPEVCSFCRKPHCLLTKSPSVVERLFGEKHLKVTIIPKLDADGEATHYLEVIEDITSLLETEQKIVLNSQMQSVVDLILQISLEPIALQEQLERILDFIFKIPKLALESKGCVFLADETSKKLRMKAQRGLSEPVLNLCNELPYNRCICGRVAQSREAIYAPDIDERHDITFESMQPHGHYCVPIISGQKLLGVLNLFIGHNHKRDTDEEEFLATVANTIANVIERKNAEEFLREQKEFLRSIVQSTQDAIITIDSNGVILFWNDGAEKTFGYKPGDVVGKTLDFVIPERFRHRHNDGIKRVITTGLSSVIGKTFELTAINIKGEEFPVELSLAMWKNYKETFFTGILRDISRRKSAQAELHKSVEKLRKVIGGIIQTIAMTVEVRDPYTAGHQRRVADLARAIATEMKLSEDTIDAIRMAGTIHDIGKIYVPAEILSRPGKLSDIEFDLIKMHPEVGFDILKTIEFPWPVARIVLEHHEKWDGSGYPLGIKGNEILLEARIICVADVIEAISFHRPYRPGLGIERAIAEIKKARGTLFDPDVVDAAVSLLTEGRFKFD; encoded by the coding sequence ATGACTTATAGAACCTGCCTAATTGTTGAGAGCGATGAGCCCCTTATTCAGTCCCTTGTTTCAACATTAGCAGAAGAGGGTATTGAAGCACTTGTAGCTAAAGGGGGCAGGGAAGCGTTAGACGTTTTTTTTAGTAAAACTCCGTCGGCGGTGATTATTGATGTTGACAGTGCCGGGCTTGATGCAGGAGAGCTGATAGAAAACCTTACAACATCATCCTCTGATGGTATGCGTAGTGCCGCACCGCTTATAATAGTCCTGTCGGAGGATAAACGCGGAGGGAAAAAACTGGATGATTGTACCAAAGGAGCAGTTTTTTCTTTTATCGGAAAACCTGTAAATGTAATAAAATTTAAAAGTGTTCTAAGAGACGCAATGAACATATCACTTATCAGTAAAAACGGCATAAATAAAGTGCCTGTGTTTTTTTTAGGCGATGAACACTATGATTCCTCTCATATTTTAAGAGATTGCAGTGATTTACAAATGTTTTTTGATACTATCCCCATTGGCATTCTTTATATCGGCAAGGATATGACGGTACTGAAGGTCAATGGCTTTATCGAGAAGTTAACCGGCAAAACAAAAGCGGAGCTGACAGCAAAGCGGTGTTATGAAGTTTTAGGAGAGAAAGTTGACGGCCAAAGCAAGGACAAAGAGCCTGAGGTGTGTAGTTTTTGCAGAAAACCCCACTGTCTCTTAACAAAAAGCCCATCTGTGGTGGAAAGGTTATTTGGGGAAAAGCATCTGAAGGTGACAATCATCCCTAAGCTGGACGCAGACGGTGAAGCAACCCACTATCTGGAGGTCATAGAGGACATAACATCACTTCTGGAGACAGAGCAAAAAATAGTTTTAAACTCTCAAATGCAATCAGTGGTGGATTTAATACTTCAAATCTCCCTTGAGCCTATAGCTTTGCAGGAGCAGTTGGAGCGAATTCTGGATTTTATATTTAAAATCCCTAAACTTGCGCTTGAATCAAAGGGCTGTGTGTTTTTAGCTGACGAGACAAGTAAAAAACTCAGAATGAAAGCACAGAGGGGATTATCTGAGCCGGTGTTAAATCTCTGCAATGAACTGCCCTATAACAGATGTATTTGCGGCAGGGTAGCCCAAAGCAGGGAGGCCATATATGCCCCTGATATAGATGAACGTCATGATATAACCTTTGAATCTATGCAGCCACACGGCCACTACTGTGTTCCAATCATATCAGGGCAAAAGCTGCTGGGGGTTCTAAATCTCTTTATAGGGCATAATCATAAGAGGGATACAGATGAGGAAGAATTCCTTGCAACGGTGGCAAATACAATAGCTAACGTGATAGAGCGCAAAAATGCAGAGGAGTTTTTAAGGGAGCAGAAGGAATTTCTGCGCTCCATAGTGCAGTCAACCCAGGATGCTATAATAACAATTGACAGTAACGGTGTTATTTTATTTTGGAATGACGGAGCCGAGAAAACCTTCGGTTACAAACCTGGCGATGTAGTGGGCAAGACTCTTGATTTTGTAATTCCGGAAAGGTTCAGACACAGACACAACGATGGAATCAAGCGGGTAATAACAACAGGTTTGTCGTCGGTTATAGGCAAAACTTTTGAGCTGACGGCGATAAACATCAAAGGGGAGGAATTCCCTGTAGAGCTGTCACTTGCTATGTGGAAAAACTATAAAGAAACTTTTTTTACCGGCATATTAAGAGATATAAGCAGAAGAAAAAGTGCCCAGGCGGAGCTCCACAAAAGTGTTGAAAAGCTAAGAAAAGTGATAGGCGGGATAATCCAGACTATAGCTATGACTGTGGAGGTAAGGGACCCTTACACGGCGGGGCATCAGAGGCGGGTGGCAGACCTTGCCAGAGCAATAGCCACGGAGATGAAACTATCGGAGGATACGATAGATGCCATAAGGATGGCCGGTACTATACATGATATAGGGAAAATTTATGTACCGGCGGAGATTCTGAGCAGACCCGGAAAACTCAGTGATATAGAATTTGATTTGATAAAAATGCACCCGGAAGTGGGTTTTGACATTTTAAAAACAATAGAGTTTCCGTGGCCTGTGGCACGCATAGTGCTTGAGCACCATGAGAAATGGGATGGAAGCGGCTATCCGCTGGGTATCAAAGGTAATGAGATATTGTTGGAGGCCAGGATAATTTGCGTTGCCGATGTTATAGAAGCCATATCTTTTCACAGGCCTTACAGGCCCGGGCTTGGCATTGAAAGAGCCATCGCCGAGATAAAAAAAGCCAGGGGAACTCTCTTTGACCCTGATGTTGTTGATGCAGCTGTCTCTTTGCTTACAGAGGGTAGATTCAAATTCGACTAG
- a CDS encoding nitrate reductase cytochrome c-type subunit: MKQKKIWRFITLTVVLVITLAALPVWAGQKSISEDDMGFRKQTLFDETSVSGIKSTTSSPPAGKSKKYERSFENSPALIPHSTDGLEVITDGKNECMGCHMPESAKDFNATAIPKTHLATDGSKISGTSYNCLQCHVTQSDAKPLIGNKFSQSFRNKKLRHSSNLSETGKEGIE; encoded by the coding sequence ATGAAACAAAAAAAGATATGGCGGTTTATAACGTTGACTGTGGTTTTGGTTATAACACTTGCAGCATTACCGGTGTGGGCCGGGCAGAAATCCATTTCTGAGGATGATATGGGATTTAGGAAACAGACGCTCTTTGATGAAACCAGCGTTTCCGGAATAAAAAGCACAACGTCAAGTCCCCCTGCCGGGAAAAGCAAAAAGTACGAACGTTCTTTTGAAAACAGCCCTGCCCTAATACCTCACAGCACCGATGGGCTTGAAGTCATCACAGACGGGAAAAATGAGTGCATGGGCTGCCACATGCCGGAAAGTGCAAAGGATTTCAATGCAACGGCAATTCCAAAAACACACCTTGCCACAGACGGCTCCAAAATTAGCGGCACTTCTTATAACTGCCTACAGTGCCATGTAACTCAGTCAGACGCAAAACCTCTTATCGGAAATAAATTCTCACAGTCTTTCAGAAACAAGAAATTGCGTCACAGCTCAAATCTCTCTGAAACCGGCAAAGAGGGGATAGAATAA
- a CDS encoding polysaccharide deacetylase family protein, whose translation MAAIPVLMYHHVNAFPGKPEKGCDFITVEVNAFVRQMAFLHRHGYTTLSTSDYLQIIRTGNTPPKPVMITFDDGWLDNWVYAYPVLKSLNLKAVFFVITSLLPDNGLRKRMDEGFTGALPTHSRCKAIVESGRCADVMMSWDELREMEHSGLIDVASHTHTHQRWDALPPEALYQDIVLSKTTIEKHLNKDCTALCWPWGLHREDYIKTAEKAGFNLLFTTIKGTNTAETNPLSLKRIPIGNAGVLNFRKKLLINSHYVLSSLYYRILK comes from the coding sequence GTGGCGGCAATACCGGTATTAATGTACCATCATGTCAACGCATTTCCCGGCAAACCGGAAAAGGGTTGTGATTTTATCACGGTTGAGGTTAACGCATTTGTAAGACAAATGGCGTTCCTTCATCGACACGGTTATACAACCCTTTCAACATCCGACTATTTGCAAATCATAAGAACCGGCAACACTCCCCCAAAACCGGTAATGATAACCTTTGATGACGGCTGGCTGGATAACTGGGTTTACGCCTACCCTGTGCTTAAATCATTAAACCTCAAGGCTGTGTTTTTTGTTATCACTTCACTGCTTCCTGATAATGGATTAAGAAAACGCATGGATGAGGGATTTACCGGGGCGCTGCCAACCCACAGCCGGTGTAAAGCAATAGTTGAGAGCGGCAGGTGCGCCGATGTAATGATGTCATGGGATGAACTCAGGGAGATGGAACACTCCGGCCTTATTGATGTTGCTTCCCACACCCATACCCATCAAAGATGGGACGCACTACCCCCTGAGGCACTGTACCAGGATATTGTCCTGTCAAAAACAACAATCGAAAAGCACCTTAATAAGGATTGCACAGCCCTGTGCTGGCCCTGGGGACTACACAGAGAGGACTACATTAAGACTGCGGAAAAAGCCGGTTTTAATCTTCTATTTACCACAATAAAGGGAACCAACACAGCAGAGACTAATCCCCTTAGCCTTAAACGCATTCCCATAGGAAACGCCGGCGTATTGAACTTCAGAAAAAAACTCCTCATTAACTCTCATTACGTCCTGAGCAGCCTCTACTACAGGATACTAAAATAA
- a CDS encoding alpha/beta hydrolase, which translates to MTELHFIKAGGGDNKIVFIHGNLASSLWWKKTLSVIRAPFEGYAIDLPGCGKTREPGVTRTMEYLAAVVTDFLKTQGLERVTLVGHSLGGGIAQLTAINHPEKVEKLVLVNSIPMHGFPVFYTYGEDKLRQLRQRDSVLRKSIKNVMPEIKDNEFFEEIIAEAKAVSCEAYLGHTKAMADVDWSDRIGLITCPTLFIHGQKDRFVKIQGSRKTAAAIGNCIFVDLPGCGHSPMVEVPDAFNSIVFDFIGR; encoded by the coding sequence ATGACAGAGCTTCATTTTATAAAGGCAGGCGGCGGAGACAACAAGATAGTGTTTATACATGGCAACCTTGCCTCATCCCTGTGGTGGAAAAAGACACTTTCAGTAATCAGAGCACCATTTGAGGGTTACGCTATAGACCTTCCCGGCTGCGGGAAGACCAGAGAGCCGGGTGTAACAAGAACCATGGAATACCTGGCCGCAGTGGTTACCGATTTCCTGAAAACTCAGGGACTTGAGCGTGTAACTCTGGTTGGACACTCATTAGGGGGTGGCATCGCTCAGTTGACGGCTATAAACCACCCTGAAAAGGTTGAGAAACTTGTCTTGGTAAATTCCATCCCGATGCACGGTTTCCCTGTGTTTTACACCTATGGTGAGGACAAACTCAGACAGTTACGGCAACGTGACAGTGTACTCAGAAAATCAATTAAAAACGTGATGCCGGAGATAAAAGACAATGAATTTTTTGAAGAAATCATAGCAGAGGCAAAGGCTGTTTCGTGCGAGGCTTATTTGGGGCACACTAAGGCTATGGCTGACGTTGACTGGTCAGACAGGATAGGGTTGATTACCTGTCCGACCCTTTTTATTCACGGCCAAAAGGACAGGTTTGTAAAAATACAGGGAAGCCGGAAAACTGCGGCAGCAATCGGTAATTGCATATTTGTGGATTTACCCGGCTGTGGCCACAGCCCAATGGTTGAAGTCCCTGATGCGTTTAACAGCATTGTGTTTGATTTTATCGGACGTTAA
- a CDS encoding 1-acyl-sn-glycerol-3-phosphate acyltransferase, with protein sequence MFLSTAQIDFLPFENGIYKTENPGKTTFPSLFFYPNMARTVYQASWEAMLGIYDRKNFYKSGIGIVHELEKVGVVFDVTGIDNINKVDGPCLFISNHMSVMETFMLSMFICPYKELTYVVKESLLRYPVFKRIMFGIRAIAVGRENPKDDLLAVLKGGMEALAAGRSVVVFPQSTRSVHFDIKAFNTIGVKLAQRANVPVIPVALKTDAWGSGKYLKDYGKIDPDKKAYFAFGEPMVIRGKGAEEHKAVTDFIAGKLFLWSQRQPLLI encoded by the coding sequence TTGTTTCTTTCAACGGCACAAATAGACTTTTTACCGTTTGAAAACGGTATTTATAAAACCGAAAATCCTGGTAAAACCACTTTTCCATCCTTGTTTTTTTACCCAAACATGGCACGCACTGTGTATCAGGCCAGTTGGGAGGCGATGCTGGGGATTTATGACAGAAAGAATTTTTATAAAAGCGGAATCGGCATTGTACATGAGCTTGAAAAAGTAGGGGTGGTTTTTGATGTTACGGGGATTGATAACATAAATAAAGTTGACGGCCCGTGTCTTTTTATTTCCAACCATATGAGTGTGATGGAGACTTTTATGCTCTCTATGTTTATCTGTCCTTACAAGGAGTTAACTTATGTGGTAAAGGAGAGCCTTTTGAGATATCCGGTGTTTAAGCGAATAATGTTTGGAATAAGGGCGATAGCTGTGGGAAGAGAAAACCCTAAAGATGATTTGTTGGCGGTGCTAAAGGGCGGCATGGAGGCACTTGCTGCGGGGCGCTCTGTCGTTGTGTTTCCTCAAAGCACGCGGTCAGTGCATTTTGATATTAAGGCTTTTAACACAATCGGGGTAAAGCTGGCTCAGAGGGCAAATGTTCCGGTAATACCGGTAGCTCTTAAAACCGATGCATGGGGAAGCGGCAAGTACCTTAAAGACTACGGCAAAATAGACCCGGATAAAAAGGCTTATTTTGCCTTTGGTGAGCCTATGGTTATAAGGGGAAAAGGAGCGGAGGAACATAAAGCCGTCACAGATTTCATAGCTGGTAAGCTGTTTTTGTGGTCGCAGCGGCAGCCACTATTGATATAA
- a CDS encoding flagellar brake protein: protein MANYSAENETSIKDTSAAKKEVVLQLELGAQIEIQAEGQPDRYKAFTLGMDKGNFLLIRPLIIGNGDVFEAKLAKGTKLIVRYFYEGALYGFSTEVMTTVVISKKLFFLKYPETLEKHNLRSTKRVECLLPAKIRADYNVIDSTVVDISTAGCKSVVRASNIFDIKILSTCETLELKLKLPGYDDDFLLRCAVKHCVKNSDIYELGILFNRLPEKAAQAIVEFIRHSIR, encoded by the coding sequence ATGGCCAATTACTCCGCAGAAAATGAAACGTCAATAAAAGATACGAGTGCTGCTAAAAAAGAGGTTGTGTTACAGTTAGAGTTGGGAGCACAAATCGAAATTCAGGCAGAGGGGCAACCGGATCGTTATAAGGCATTTACTCTGGGTATGGATAAAGGAAATTTTTTACTGATAAGGCCATTGATTATAGGTAATGGGGATGTTTTTGAGGCAAAACTTGCAAAAGGAACGAAGTTAATAGTCAGGTACTTTTATGAAGGTGCTTTGTATGGTTTTAGCACCGAAGTTATGACAACAGTGGTAATTTCAAAAAAACTGTTTTTCTTAAAATATCCTGAAACCTTAGAGAAGCACAATTTAAGGTCAACTAAGCGAGTGGAGTGTCTTTTGCCTGCAAAAATAAGAGCTGATTACAATGTGATTGACTCTACAGTTGTTGATATAAGCACAGCTGGCTGCAAGAGCGTGGTACGGGCGTCAAACATCTTTGATATAAAAATACTTTCCACATGTGAAACACTGGAGCTAAAATTGAAACTACCCGGCTACGATGACGATTTTTTACTGCGCTGTGCAGTTAAACATTGTGTAAAAAACTCTGATATTTATGAGCTGGGAATCTTATTTAACCGCTTGCCTGAGAAAGCCGCTCAAGCAATAGTCGAGTTCATCAGACATTCTATCCGCTGA
- the tyrS gene encoding tyrosine--tRNA ligase has protein sequence MLAPEAQLEELSRGVSEIIPEDGLIGKLRRSYETGVSLRVKAGFDPTAPDIHLGHTVLMEKMRQFQELGHEVIFLIGDFTGMIGDPSGKNELRKPLSKEDVMVNAQTYKEQIFKILDPGKTKVVFNSGWFSQMDAIGIARLGAMQTVARMLERDDFKKRFESHSPITLLEFYYPLFQGYDSVHLKSDIELGGTDQRFNLLMGRELQRSYGQKEQTVIMLPLLEGLDGVNKMSKSLGNYIGISEPPKEIFGKILSITDELMLKYYALLSHISVAELASLKDALQGGTLHPKAAKEALAMEIVERYHGKEEALRAKEDFDRVFKAKEIPADIPEVVITSPEAVWICKILKDNGMAASTSEAMRVIKQGGVKIDGRVVTDTNEKLSHGRYIISAGKRKFLKIVIS, from the coding sequence ATGTTAGCGCCGGAGGCTCAATTAGAGGAACTCAGCAGGGGAGTTTCAGAGATAATACCGGAGGATGGGCTTATTGGAAAACTCAGGAGGTCTTATGAAACCGGAGTGTCCTTAAGAGTAAAAGCCGGGTTTGACCCCACAGCGCCGGATATTCATCTTGGACACACGGTGCTAATGGAAAAGATGAGGCAGTTTCAGGAGCTTGGCCATGAGGTCATATTTCTTATCGGGGACTTTACCGGAATGATAGGCGATCCAAGCGGTAAGAATGAACTGAGAAAACCCCTTTCCAAAGAAGACGTCATGGTAAACGCTCAGACGTATAAAGAGCAGATTTTTAAGATACTTGACCCGGGAAAAACAAAAGTGGTGTTTAACAGCGGGTGGTTTTCACAGATGGATGCAATCGGCATTGCCCGCCTTGGTGCTATGCAGACAGTGGCCAGGATGCTTGAACGGGATGATTTCAAAAAACGCTTTGAAAGCCACAGCCCGATTACCTTGCTGGAGTTTTACTATCCACTGTTTCAGGGATATGATTCGGTGCATTTGAAATCCGACATAGAACTTGGGGGTACAGACCAGAGATTCAATCTCCTTATGGGACGGGAGCTTCAGCGCTCATATGGGCAGAAGGAACAGACTGTAATCATGCTGCCACTGCTTGAGGGCCTTGACGGAGTTAACAAGATGTCCAAAAGCCTTGGCAATTATATCGGCATAAGTGAGCCGCCTAAGGAGATTTTCGGCAAAATCCTCTCCATTACAGATGAACTTATGCTTAAGTACTATGCGCTCTTAAGCCACATCAGTGTTGCAGAGCTTGCATCTCTTAAGGATGCGCTGCAGGGGGGCACACTTCACCCCAAAGCCGCCAAGGAAGCCCTTGCCATGGAAATAGTGGAGCGTTACCACGGAAAGGAAGAGGCGCTGAGGGCAAAAGAAGACTTTGACCGGGTGTTTAAGGCTAAAGAGATACCGGCGGATATTCCTGAGGTTGTCATCACATCGCCTGAGGCGGTTTGGATTTGTAAAATCCTTAAAGACAACGGCATGGCGGCAAGTACCAGTGAAGCCATGAGAGTAATCAAACAGGGAGGTGTTAAAATAGACGGCAGGGTTGTTACAGACACTAACGAAAAACTATCTCATGGCCGGTACATTATAAGCGCCGGTAAAAGAAAATTTCTTAAAATTGTTATTAGCTGA
- a CDS encoding glycosyltransferase family 4 protein, whose amino-acid sequence MRILHTEWSDGFGGQEKRVLTEAVGMKSRGHSVTIVCRKHAKLLPEALNRGIECKTLPLRSSYDIISMFKLFRYIKNEKFDVVNTHSGKDSWIGGIAAKFAGFPALVRTRHLNIPLRRNIFNFIHYLPQSFITCGENMRQNLIKNCGFPENKVLSIPTGVEERFFRVKRTPELKSAFNLPQHSVVISNVGVLRGVKGHEVTLRAVKAVVSEIPHAVFILAGDGPKKNSLIRLADELRITSHVRFTGYIEDVTTVFAISDISVLSSHSEGIPQSILQSMAAGVPVVATRVGGVPEIIINEQSGLLVPPSDHIALASSIIRLINNPTLQNSIISNAREFVLKEHSVEVMLDKTELLYSKLIRD is encoded by the coding sequence ATGAGAATACTTCACACCGAATGGTCAGACGGCTTTGGAGGGCAGGAAAAGCGTGTGTTGACTGAGGCCGTTGGAATGAAAAGCCGTGGGCACAGTGTAACAATTGTCTGCCGCAAACACGCCAAACTTCTCCCTGAGGCACTAAACAGAGGTATTGAGTGCAAAACCCTCCCCCTTCGCTCATCATACGACATTATCAGCATGTTCAAACTCTTCCGGTATATTAAAAATGAAAAATTTGACGTTGTTAACACCCATAGCGGAAAGGACTCGTGGATTGGCGGCATTGCCGCTAAATTTGCCGGCTTCCCTGCTCTTGTCAGAACCAGACATCTTAACATCCCGCTTAGAAGAAACATTTTCAATTTTATCCACTACCTGCCGCAGTCCTTCATAACCTGCGGGGAGAACATGCGCCAAAATCTTATTAAAAATTGCGGCTTCCCTGAAAACAAAGTACTCAGTATTCCTACCGGTGTTGAGGAGAGGTTCTTTAGAGTTAAACGGACACCGGAGCTGAAGTCCGCCTTTAACTTGCCACAGCACTCCGTAGTTATATCCAATGTAGGGGTTTTGCGGGGTGTAAAGGGACATGAGGTTACACTCAGGGCGGTAAAAGCAGTGGTCTCAGAAATCCCACATGCAGTATTTATCCTTGCCGGTGACGGTCCTAAGAAAAACTCACTGATAAGGCTTGCTGATGAGCTGCGAATAACCTCGCATGTCCGCTTTACAGGCTATATAGAGGATGTTACCACGGTGTTTGCCATAAGTGACATATCGGTTCTGAGTTCCCACTCTGAGGGCATACCGCAGAGCATTTTGCAGTCTATGGCGGCAGGCGTCCCGGTTGTGGCAACACGTGTGGGAGGCGTGCCTGAAATTATAATAAATGAACAGAGCGGACTATTAGTGCCACCAAGTGACCATATTGCACTGGCCTCATCCATCATCCGGTTAATAAATAATCCCACCCTGCAAAATTCAATAATTTCCAATGCAAGAGAATTTGTTTTAAAAGAGCACTCTGTTGAGGTAATGCTCGATAAAACCGAATTGCTATATAGTAAGTTGATTAGAGATTAA
- a CDS encoding Uma2 family endonuclease, which yields MQIIERDFDLTEIINGEEVMGPSPFRRHQDIVTEIAKKILFHLEKHNSGKLYFSPLDVIFEEGINRLQPDLLFIKKENSSIEQDWIRGVPDMVCEIISQGSYEMDTEVKKAVYEKYRVPEYWIVMPELQTIQILTIEGDKYRLHSVAAFDGIVASKAIDGLAFNVMDIFA from the coding sequence ATGCAAATTATTGAAAGAGATTTTGACTTAACGGAAATTATTAACGGAGAGGAAGTTATGGGGCCTAGTCCATTTAGAAGACACCAGGATATTGTTACAGAGATTGCAAAGAAAATACTGTTTCACTTAGAAAAACACAATTCAGGGAAATTATATTTTTCACCACTTGACGTAATCTTTGAAGAGGGTATTAACAGGCTCCAGCCGGATTTGTTGTTTATAAAAAAGGAAAACTCAAGTATTGAGCAGGACTGGATAAGAGGCGTGCCGGATATGGTTTGTGAGATAATATCTCAGGGCAGTTATGAAATGGACACTGAGGTAAAGAAGGCTGTCTATGAGAAGTACAGAGTGCCGGAGTACTGGATAGTCATGCCGGAGTTGCAAACAATTCAGATATTAACCATTGAAGGCGATAAGTACAGGCTGCATTCCGTTGCGGCATTTGATGGTATTGTTGCCTCTAAAGCCATTGATGGCCTTGCTTTCAACGTCATGGATATTTTTGCTTAG
- a CDS encoding 4Fe-4S binding protein — MKRSKYTVTINYEDCDGCGKCAAVCPKVVFKMENGKPALFDAGNCAGCASCEAVCPHECIRVAQ; from the coding sequence ATGAAAAGATCCAAATACACGGTAACGATAAATTATGAGGACTGTGACGGCTGCGGCAAGTGTGCCGCCGTATGTCCAAAGGTTGTCTTTAAGATGGAAAACGGCAAACCTGCGTTATTTGATGCAGGTAACTGTGCCGGGTGTGCCAGTTGTGAAGCAGTATGCCCGCATGAATGCATCAGGGTTGCACAGTAG
- a CDS encoding chaperone NapD, which translates to MDISGLVVKTAPEHLDEVLRTLGLLQWCDIHFKDESGKIVITIESSSNDETIKKMKEIIDIKNVASADLAYAYTGEGL; encoded by the coding sequence GTGGATATATCCGGGTTGGTAGTAAAGACTGCTCCTGAGCATCTCGATGAGGTGCTCAGGACACTGGGCTTACTTCAGTGGTGCGACATACATTTCAAAGACGAAAGCGGCAAAATCGTCATAACAATTGAGTCATCTTCAAATGATGAAACCATAAAGAAAATGAAGGAAATAATAGATATCAAAAACGTTGCATCGGCAGACCTTGCTTATGCTTACACAGGGGAGGGGTTGTAG
- a CDS encoding flippase-like domain-containing protein — translation MTPKTKKILLVLLKVLISGGLLWYLLKKAGLREVAVLFKNINVLYYFLACLLSLLPTLIASFRWKLFLGEEISVKLLFALYMIGLFFNILLPGTTGGDAVRLYYVYKRIKDGVKSAGSIFIDRYMGFTTIVILGFAAFLIGFNKLKDTVIVFFIPVAVISFFVGSAVVFGFKLGNRFSFVNRLHEYFSLYISKKKILVKSFLISLGAQFVCIYVIYLICLSLNVNVSFANLIIFVPIIIVITAVPISISGIGLREGAFIYLFKIIGVPHDEAIAVSFAYFISVIISSLPGLFFYLTFKARVKEEEAYSTVQP, via the coding sequence TTGACGCCAAAGACAAAGAAAATTCTTTTAGTTTTGTTGAAAGTATTAATCAGCGGTGGTTTGCTCTGGTATCTTCTAAAAAAAGCCGGTCTCAGGGAGGTTGCAGTACTTTTTAAGAATATTAATGTGCTCTACTATTTTCTTGCCTGCCTGCTTAGTCTTCTGCCTACACTTATTGCTTCTTTCAGGTGGAAGCTGTTTCTCGGTGAGGAAATTTCTGTTAAGCTTCTGTTTGCTTTGTACATGATAGGGCTGTTTTTTAACATTCTGTTGCCGGGGACCACAGGGGGAGACGCCGTCAGATTGTATTATGTTTATAAACGCATCAAAGACGGTGTAAAGTCAGCCGGTTCAATTTTTATAGACAGATATATGGGTTTTACCACAATCGTAATTCTGGGTTTTGCCGCCTTTCTTATAGGTTTCAATAAGCTTAAAGACACGGTTATTGTGTTTTTTATACCAGTTGCAGTGATTTCATTTTTTGTTGGAAGTGCAGTTGTCTTCGGTTTTAAACTCGGTAATAGATTCTCATTTGTTAACAGGCTGCACGAATATTTCAGTCTTTATATCAGCAAAAAGAAAATACTTGTAAAATCTTTTCTCATATCACTCGGTGCGCAGTTTGTCTGCATTTATGTCATTTACCTTATATGTCTGAGTCTTAATGTGAATGTCAGTTTTGCAAATTTAATAATATTTGTGCCAATAATAATAGTCATAACCGCTGTACCCATATCAATATCCGGTATAGGTTTAAGGGAAGGGGCTTTTATTTATCTTTTTAAAATCATCGGTGTACCTCATGATGAGGCTATAGCCGTATCTTTTGCATATTTTATCTCTGTGATAATATCAAGCCTTCCGGGACTGTTCTTTTACCTGACATTTAAAGCAAGAGTGAAGGAGGAGGAGGCTTACTCTACTGTGCAACCCTGA